ATATTATCTACTGCTGCGCCTGTCGCTACCGCTTTGACCTCTGCAATGACACTGGCAAGTTTGTCGGCATCGCGGCCATGCAAGTACACTTGATGCCCAGCTTCTGCCAGTTTTAAAGCTGCCAATTTGCCAATGCCATCAGTACTGCCAGTGATTAAAATAGTCTTAGTCATGAGCCGTCCTTATTGTTTGAGTTGTTATTTAAGCTATTATTTAAATTTTGGATGTGTGTTCCATTTTATCCATCGTAATAGCACCCATTGTAATGAAAGTGTTGTGCTTCAAAAAGTAGCTATAGCCGGAAACACTTTCAATATCTTTCTAAAATGAGCTAACTTGCTAAGTGTAAAACCACCTTTTTAAGCTACTTCATTAAATTATTTTGTCAAATTAGCGTTGCTATCAATGAGATAACAATTAAGTAGCTATGTTTGTAAGCTAATTGATTCGTCACTTAATTGATTTGTAACTTGATTGATTTGTAACTTGATTGAGCAATCACTCAATCAAGGTTGAACGTTCGCTCAAAATCATTTATAGTGGCTTTAGTTGATTTACTTAGGCAAGCATCACCTATCAATTTGAGCAATCACTCAAATATAATATTACGTCTATTGTTGATTGAGCTACCGTACTTTAATAATCATTAAATAATTAATTAACAATCACAATAAGGGTTTTTACATGACTGAATTTACTTTACACGACAAACAGAGTGCACCAGTAGATAGCAAAGAGCTACTCGACATTTCTATCAATGCTTTTGGCATGGTTCCAAATTTACATGCGGTAATGGCCGAAGCGCCAGGACTACTCGAAGGTTATCAACGTCTACATCAATTGTTTTTAGACAGTAGCTTTGATGATGAAGAAGTTACCGTAGTATGGCAAACCATCAACGTTGAGCACGCTTGTCATTACTGCGTTCCTGCGCATACTGGCATTGCCAAAAGTATGAAAGTAGATGACGCGATTACCGAAGCATTACGTAATGAAACCCCACTACCGACTGATAAGTTAGAAGCACTACGTAACTTTACGCTTTCTGTCGTCCGTGATCGTGGTAATGTGAATGATGATGCCGTACAAGCATTTTTGGATGCAGGCTTCACCAAGCGCCAGATTTTAGAAGTCGTCCTTGCTGCCGCGCAAAAAGTGATGAGCAACTACACTAACCATCTAGCCAACACGCCAATCGATAAGCCTTTTCAAAAGTTTGAATGGCACAAAGCTGACTAATCACGTTGCCTAATAAAGCAGACTAACCATTACGTTAACGATGCAACCAATTTAGGGTTGTAATAACCCTTTTGGTGTTTCTATACTGTTGTTTAAAAGTCTGCTGTTTGCGAGAGTATTGTTTAAGAAGCTGTTGTTCGGAAAATGTTCGAGCAGCAGTTTTCTCAGTTAACGTCATACGTATCAGTTAGAATTACAGATATCAGTTAGAATCATAAATAGTAGCTAACGAGAGGTCATATGGAAAATTCAAAGCAGTTATCATCAGAGCAACCACTGCGCATAGATATTGTATCGGACGTGGTCTGCCCTTGGTGTGTCATCGGCTACCGCCAGCTGGCAGAAGCGCTTGAGCAAACCAATACCGAGCATGAAATTCACTGGCATCCGTTTGAGTTAAATCCTGATATGCCAAGCGAAGGTCAGAACTTGCGCGAGCATATCACTGAGAAGTACGGCTCAAGCAGAGAAGAATCTGATGCTAGCCGAGTTAGAATGACTGAGGCTGGTAGCGAGGTTGGCTTTGAGTTTAATTTCACTGAGGAGACTCGCACCTATAATACCTTTGATTTGCATCAGCTGCTGCACTGGGCAGATCAGCAAGGCCGTATGCACGACCTAAAGCAAGCCTTGTTCGCCGCTCACTTTACTAATGGTCGTAATATCTCTGATAAAGAAGTGCTGGCAGATATTGCAGCAGAGATTGGGCTAGATCGTAGCGAAGCGGTAGCAGTATTAAAGGATCAGCGCTTTGCAGAAGAAGTACGTCAAGCTCAACAACAGTGGCGTCAGCAAGGTATTCAAAGCGTACCCTCTGTTATCTTTAATCAAAAACACTTGGTTAGCGGTGCACAAGGGGTTGAGAACTTCAAAAGTATCTTACAGCAATTGGCAGACTTGCCAGAATAAACGACACTTTTGGCGAATATCAAAAATTGGCCATTAAAATTTAGATATAAAAAAGGCTACTTGAAACTTCAGGTAGTCTTTTTTATGGTTTCATCAATTTATAAGGGTGATTTACACTGTTAATTAGTTCTCAGTTTGACCTCTGATTAACTTAGCAAGCACACTTAACTAGACCTATTATTCAGAGCCAGTTAGCGAACTAGCCAGCAAACGTGTTATTACGCAATGCTTCTAACGATTGCGCCATATCTTCGGCAAGCTCATGTACGGCAGCACTATCTACATCACGCTGTGCAAAAGCGCGCAGCCCCATTATTTCAGCTTGTAAACGCCGAGCCAGCCTAACAGGGTCAAGCTCACTATCAAGCTCCCCTATGCGCTGAGCTTCCGTAAAGCAGTCAATAAATCGCGCTTCCATACCAGCCAGCATGGCCTCAACC
The nucleotide sequence above comes from Psychrobacter sp. P2G3. Encoded proteins:
- a CDS encoding DsbA family oxidoreductase; its protein translation is MENSKQLSSEQPLRIDIVSDVVCPWCVIGYRQLAEALEQTNTEHEIHWHPFELNPDMPSEGQNLREHITEKYGSSREESDASRVRMTEAGSEVGFEFNFTEETRTYNTFDLHQLLHWADQQGRMHDLKQALFAAHFTNGRNISDKEVLADIAAEIGLDRSEAVAVLKDQRFAEEVRQAQQQWRQQGIQSVPSVIFNQKHLVSGAQGVENFKSILQQLADLPE
- a CDS encoding carboxymuconolactone decarboxylase family protein, whose protein sequence is MTEFTLHDKQSAPVDSKELLDISINAFGMVPNLHAVMAEAPGLLEGYQRLHQLFLDSSFDDEEVTVVWQTINVEHACHYCVPAHTGIAKSMKVDDAITEALRNETPLPTDKLEALRNFTLSVVRDRGNVNDDAVQAFLDAGFTKRQILEVVLAAAQKVMSNYTNHLANTPIDKPFQKFEWHKAD